In Syntrophomonas wolfei subsp. wolfei str. Goettingen G311, a single window of DNA contains:
- the tnpA gene encoding IS66 family insertion sequence element accessory protein TnpA, translated as MSSNERKAWWEERLAEHEASGQRVTAWCEENSITPRQFYYWRRKLRTEHVEKEQPVKWLSLKYESRQLGIAGDAIAVHVGQATVEIRKGFDRELFCEIIQVLQTI; from the coding sequence TTGAGTAGCAATGAACGCAAAGCCTGGTGGGAAGAGCGCCTAGCTGAACACGAAGCCAGCGGACAAAGAGTAACAGCTTGGTGTGAAGAGAACTCAATTACGCCGCGACAGTTTTACTACTGGCGCAGGAAGCTCAGAACCGAGCATGTAGAAAAGGAACAACCGGTAAAATGGCTGTCGTTGAAATATGAATCTCGTCAATTGGGTATTGCCGGGGATGCCATAGCAGTGCATGTCGGCCAGGCAACAGTTGAGATTCGCAAAGGATTTGACCGGGAACTGTTTTGTGAAATTATACAGGTTTTGCAAACGATATGA
- the tnpC gene encoding IS66 family transposase, which produces MDTIDNSAQIIEQLNDRVLIQEQQILELNAKVKWYEEQFRLSRQKQFGASSEKTTPEQINLFNEAEDITDPKLEEPSLETVTYQRKKKQAGQREDKLKDLPVEIIEYRLEKHEQICPCCQGELHEMSIQVRHEIKIIPAQAISVKHVQYIYACRRCEKENITTPIIKAEMPKPILPGSLASPSILAYIMDQKYTNSLPLYRQEQQFSRLGIELSRQTMANWLLAAADPWLKIIYDRLHEQLLEKDILHADETTLQVLKEPGRRAESKSYMWLYRTGRDGPPIVLYDYQTTRASKHPDSFLSGFKGYLQTDGYSGYGSLTSVTLAGCWAHARRKFTEALKALPAEQKDKPVAASIGLGYCNKLFAIERQLKDMSCQERYEKRLELTRPLLNEFYAWLKRQRQQTLPKSMFGQAITYCLNQWDALNTFLLDGRLEIDNNRAERSIKPFVIGRKNFLFSNTPRGARGSAIIYSIIETAKENNLKPYDYLVYLFEQLPNVDTSDQTAVDRLMPWSDTLPEGCRISSKDNAN; this is translated from the coding sequence ATGGATACGATTGATAATTCAGCCCAGATAATTGAACAACTTAATGATAGAGTCCTTATTCAGGAACAGCAGATTTTAGAACTTAATGCCAAGGTAAAGTGGTATGAGGAGCAGTTTCGCTTGAGCCGCCAGAAGCAGTTTGGCGCTTCCAGCGAGAAAACAACTCCAGAACAAATCAATCTCTTTAATGAAGCTGAAGATATTACTGATCCCAAGCTTGAAGAACCAAGCCTGGAAACTGTTACTTATCAGCGGAAGAAAAAGCAGGCTGGTCAAAGAGAAGACAAACTCAAGGATCTGCCGGTTGAAATAATTGAATACCGGCTGGAAAAACATGAGCAAATATGCCCTTGCTGTCAGGGTGAACTACATGAAATGAGCATCCAGGTAAGGCATGAGATCAAAATCATCCCGGCTCAGGCCATATCAGTAAAGCATGTTCAGTACATATATGCCTGTCGGCGGTGCGAGAAGGAAAACATAACAACCCCGATAATCAAGGCTGAAATGCCCAAACCGATTTTACCGGGAAGTCTGGCTTCTCCCTCTATTCTGGCATACATTATGGATCAAAAGTATACCAACAGCCTGCCCTTATACCGGCAGGAACAGCAGTTCTCCCGATTGGGGATTGAACTGTCGAGGCAGACCATGGCCAACTGGCTACTGGCTGCAGCAGATCCATGGTTAAAGATAATATATGACCGGCTGCATGAGCAGTTATTGGAGAAAGACATCCTGCATGCGGATGAAACCACCTTGCAGGTGTTGAAAGAACCAGGTCGAAGAGCCGAATCCAAATCATATATGTGGTTATACCGTACCGGAAGAGATGGACCGCCCATCGTCCTCTACGATTATCAGACCACCAGGGCAAGCAAACATCCGGATAGTTTCCTGTCCGGGTTTAAAGGCTATCTGCAAACTGATGGCTATAGTGGCTATGGCAGCCTGACCAGCGTCACGCTGGCCGGTTGTTGGGCGCATGCGCGCCGAAAATTTACCGAAGCCCTTAAGGCCTTGCCGGCTGAACAGAAAGACAAGCCGGTAGCGGCCAGCATCGGGCTGGGTTACTGCAACAAATTGTTTGCCATTGAACGGCAGCTTAAAGATATGTCCTGTCAGGAACGTTATGAAAAGCGGCTTGAGCTTACCAGACCGTTACTTAACGAATTTTATGCATGGCTAAAAAGACAACGGCAGCAAACCCTGCCCAAAAGCATGTTTGGCCAAGCCATAACCTACTGCCTTAACCAGTGGGATGCTTTGAACACCTTCCTACTGGATGGCAGGCTTGAAATAGATAATAATCGCGCCGAACGCTCGATCAAGCCTTTTGTTATTGGCCGGAAGAACTTCCTGTTCTCCAACACCCCCAGGGGGGCCAGAGGCAGTGCGATCATATATAGTATTATTGAAACGGCCAAGGAGAATAATCTCAAGCCGTATGATTATCTTGTCTATCTGTTCGAGCAATTGCCGAATGTTGATACCAGTGATCAGACTGCCGTGGACAGATTGATGCCCTGGTCGGATACTTTGCCCGAAGGATGTAGGATCTCTTCTAAGGATAATGCTAATTGA
- the argC gene encoding N-acetyl-gamma-glutamyl-phosphate reductase, which produces MFRVGIVGDGYTAADLLRLLAHHEQAEAVRIFSTENIGRRIDEVYPHLIGFSELICEESNWDLLKEECDLVFLALPHGLSVSIAMELLPAGVKCVDLGADFRLKDAGLYEEYYELTHPAPELLEEAVYGLPEIYREEIKQASLIANPGCFPTGAILPLVPLLEAGVLESSNLVIDSKSGVSGAGRSPKASSHFCEVNEGVKAYGVGTHRHGPEIAQELSRAAGKTVEMVFTPHLIPMNRGILTTIYARLRTTADPGLVRLVLEEKYRNENFVRVLPAGVMPHTKWVYGSNLLDIGIYVDEKSRHVILVSALDNLVKGASGQAIQNMNLLLGLEENNGLKLAGIHP; this is translated from the coding sequence TTGTTTAGAGTTGGAATAGTGGGTGACGGCTATACGGCGGCTGATTTATTAAGGCTTTTAGCTCATCATGAGCAGGCAGAAGCGGTAAGAATTTTCTCCACAGAAAATATTGGCCGGCGCATAGATGAAGTTTATCCACATTTGATAGGATTTTCCGAATTGATTTGCGAAGAGAGCAATTGGGACCTTTTAAAAGAAGAATGTGATCTGGTATTTCTGGCTTTGCCGCACGGGCTCTCCGTCTCTATTGCTATGGAACTCTTGCCGGCTGGCGTAAAGTGTGTGGACCTGGGGGCGGATTTTCGCTTGAAGGATGCCGGGCTTTATGAGGAATACTACGAATTAACCCACCCAGCACCGGAACTGCTAGAGGAAGCCGTGTATGGATTGCCGGAAATTTACCGGGAAGAAATAAAGCAGGCCAGTTTGATAGCCAACCCGGGCTGTTTTCCCACCGGAGCTATTTTGCCCCTGGTTCCACTGCTGGAGGCCGGGGTGTTAGAGTCCAGTAATCTGGTGATAGATTCTAAAAGTGGAGTATCCGGAGCGGGAAGGAGCCCGAAAGCCAGCAGTCATTTCTGCGAGGTTAATGAAGGAGTAAAGGCCTATGGGGTAGGCACTCACCGGCACGGGCCGGAAATAGCCCAGGAATTGAGCCGGGCCGCTGGTAAAACAGTGGAAATGGTCTTCACCCCGCATCTGATTCCCATGAACCGGGGGATACTAACTACGATATACGCTCGTTTGCGAACTACGGCCGACCCCGGCCTGGTCAGGTTGGTTTTGGAAGAGAAGTACCGGAATGAGAATTTCGTCCGAGTCCTGCCTGCCGGAGTAATGCCCCATACCAAATGGGTTTACGGCAGCAATCTGTTGGATATCGGGATATATGTAGATGAGAAAAGCCGTCATGTCATACTGGTATCAGCTCTGGACAACCTGGTCAAAGGAGCCTCAGGGCAGGCCATTCAGAATATGAATCTTTTATTGGGCCTGGAGGAGAACAACGGTTTGAAACTGGCGGGGATTCATCCCTAA
- a CDS encoding WYL domain-containing protein — protein sequence MPAIIRERVYVTGNTLMFPGDFRLSMESLLRAIIESYQIKAAYINNRNKTKEHLLDPLGLVYKRNVWYLVAALNTDAADKPVRVLRVE from the coding sequence TTGCCTGCTATTATTCGGGAGCGGGTCTATGTAACCGGAAACACCTTGATGTTCCCGGGCGATTTCCGCCTGTCAATGGAAAGTTTATTAAGAGCAATAATCGAATCCTACCAGATTAAGGCGGCATACATTAATAACCGCAACAAAACCAAGGAGCATCTTTTGGACCCGCTGGGCCTGGTTTACAAGCGCAACGTATGGTATTTGGTAGCCGCTCTAAATACAGATGCCGCTGATAAACCGGTTCGAGTTTTGCGGGTGGAGTAA
- the argB gene encoding acetylglutamate kinase, which translates to MIVSAMEKAEILVEALPYIKDFYGRRVVIKYGGAAMTDCELKQKVMQDIVLMKFVGMHPIVVHGGGPEINQMLSRLGIQSEFVNGFRVTDAATMEIVEMVLGGKVNKEIVAGIHASGGKAVGISGKDGMLIQAHPADGSGKMGFVGEVQYVNPELIEKVIENGYIPVIAPIGIGEDQQSYNINADLVAAAIAVSMKADKLVLLTDVPGLMMNPADSNSLISVLKVSEVENYVQEGIIAGGMVPKVQCCVEAVTGGVGRTHIIDGRVPHSILLEIFTDEGIGTMVVNE; encoded by the coding sequence ATGATTGTTTCCGCGATGGAGAAGGCCGAAATTCTGGTGGAGGCCCTACCCTACATAAAAGATTTTTACGGGCGCCGGGTGGTAATAAAATACGGCGGCGCCGCCATGACTGATTGCGAGTTGAAACAGAAAGTGATGCAGGATATTGTCCTGATGAAATTCGTCGGTATGCATCCCATTGTAGTACATGGCGGCGGGCCGGAAATCAACCAGATGCTCTCCCGCCTGGGGATACAAAGCGAGTTCGTAAATGGTTTTCGGGTTACCGATGCGGCTACCATGGAGATAGTGGAAATGGTACTGGGGGGTAAGGTGAACAAGGAGATTGTGGCTGGTATCCATGCCAGCGGGGGAAAGGCGGTAGGTATCTCCGGTAAGGATGGCATGCTCATCCAGGCCCATCCTGCTGATGGCAGCGGCAAGATGGGTTTTGTAGGTGAAGTCCAGTATGTAAACCCCGAGCTCATAGAAAAAGTAATAGAAAACGGCTATATTCCAGTAATTGCTCCTATTGGCATAGGAGAGGATCAGCAAAGCTATAACATTAATGCCGACCTGGTGGCGGCCGCCATTGCTGTCAGCATGAAGGCCGACAAGCTGGTGCTCCTGACCGATGTGCCCGGGCTTATGATGAATCCAGCCGACAGCAATAGCCTTATCTCCGTCTTAAAGGTCAGTGAAGTGGAAAACTATGTGCAAGAAGGCATAATAGCCGGGGGAATGGTTCCCAAGGTGCAGTGCTGCGTGGAGGCAGTAACCGGCGGGGTTGGACGCACCCATATTATCGATGGACGAGTACCCCATTCCATATTGCTGGAGATATTTACCGATGAAGGTATTGGAACCATGGTAGTCAACGAGTAG
- a CDS encoding aspartate aminotransferase family protein — MSSQDIMDKGQEYVMNTYGRFPIAPVKGKGCYLWDANGKQYLDFVGGIAVCLLGHCPDILNQTLREQSEQLWHVSNLYWIKPQVELAEKLVQASGMGKAFFCNSGAEANEAAIKLARKYFYRQKEGKRNTIIVFKNSFHGRTLATLTATGQPKYQEGFAPLPPGFVYAEFNQLDTVEALLDDSICAIMLEPIQGEGGIQPADLSFLRGLREICDQEGILLIFDEVQCGMGRSGKLLAYQAYGVQPDIVTLAKGLGGGFPIGAMLASEKAANGFAPGDHASTFGGNPLATALACKVVDTVASQEFLAQVEKIAEYFYQALLSISDPRITAVRGRGLMLGIEFNTEVRELVEICMEKGLLLLGAGPKVLRFVPPLVVSEMEINQAIGILKGALMEWSA; from the coding sequence TTGAGCAGTCAAGATATTATGGATAAAGGTCAGGAATATGTAATGAATACCTATGGGCGTTTTCCTATTGCGCCGGTAAAGGGAAAGGGCTGTTATCTATGGGATGCCAATGGCAAACAATACCTGGACTTTGTTGGCGGTATAGCGGTTTGCCTTCTGGGCCACTGCCCCGATATTTTGAACCAGACCCTGCGGGAGCAGAGCGAGCAGTTATGGCATGTCTCCAACCTTTATTGGATAAAGCCGCAGGTGGAATTGGCCGAAAAACTGGTGCAGGCTTCAGGGATGGGCAAAGCCTTCTTTTGCAATAGCGGAGCCGAAGCCAATGAGGCCGCCATAAAGCTGGCCCGCAAGTATTTTTATCGTCAAAAAGAGGGAAAAAGAAATACGATTATCGTTTTTAAGAATTCATTTCATGGCCGTACCCTGGCTACCCTGACTGCCACCGGACAGCCCAAGTACCAGGAAGGCTTTGCCCCCCTTCCTCCGGGTTTTGTTTATGCCGAGTTCAACCAACTGGATACGGTGGAAGCCTTGTTGGATGACAGCATTTGTGCCATAATGCTGGAGCCCATTCAGGGAGAGGGAGGAATACAACCGGCTGATTTATCTTTCCTCCGGGGTTTGCGGGAAATCTGCGACCAGGAGGGTATATTGCTGATTTTTGATGAAGTCCAATGCGGGATGGGCCGGAGTGGAAAACTCCTGGCCTACCAGGCTTACGGGGTGCAGCCGGATATCGTAACCCTGGCCAAGGGGCTAGGCGGGGGATTTCCCATTGGGGCCATGCTGGCCAGCGAAAAGGCAGCCAACGGTTTTGCCCCGGGCGACCATGCTTCCACCTTCGGGGGCAACCCCCTGGCTACAGCCCTGGCCTGTAAGGTAGTAGATACCGTGGCCAGCCAGGAATTTCTGGCTCAAGTGGAAAAGATAGCGGAGTATTTTTACCAAGCTTTGCTTTCCATAAGTGACCCTCGCATTACCGCCGTCCGCGGACGGGGTTTAATGCTGGGAATAGAATTCAATACCGAGGTCAGGGAATTGGTGGAGATTTGCATGGAAAAAGGCCTGCTCCTGCTGGGGGCCGGGCCTAAAGTGCTCCGCTTCGTACCCCCGCTGGTGGTAAGCGAAATGGAGATAAATCAGGCCATAGGGATTCTTAAAGGGGCCTTGATGGAATGGAGCGCTTGA
- the argF gene encoding ornithine carbamoyltransferase — protein MLKLNDNLRGRDFISIHDFSREEIAYILEVGAELKKMQKSGIAHHYLAGKTLAMIFQKASTRTRVAFEVGMYQLGGHALFLSPRDIQLGRGETIKDTAQVLTRMVDGIMIRTFGHEEVLELAQWSSVPVINGLTDLLHPTQVIGDLMTIKEHKGTLQGLKCAFIGDGNNVAHSLLFGGAKVGMDVAIASPGGFEADVSILEMAREDAQESGARLQVLSDPVEAITDADVVYTDVWASMGQEEEADDKEQHFLQYQVNRKLLSLARPDAIVLHCLPAKRGKEITDEVMDGPQSRVFEEAENRLHAHKAIMALLM, from the coding sequence ATGTTAAAACTAAATGATAACCTCCGGGGGCGGGATTTTATCAGTATTCACGACTTCAGCCGGGAAGAGATTGCCTACATTCTGGAAGTAGGTGCCGAGTTAAAAAAGATGCAAAAATCCGGTATAGCTCATCACTACCTGGCGGGGAAAACCCTGGCCATGATATTTCAGAAAGCCTCCACCCGTACCCGGGTAGCTTTTGAGGTAGGAATGTATCAGCTGGGCGGGCATGCCCTCTTTTTGAGTCCTCGCGATATTCAGCTGGGACGGGGGGAAACCATAAAAGATACCGCCCAGGTTCTGACCCGGATGGTGGATGGCATTATGATCCGCACTTTTGGGCATGAAGAAGTTTTGGAACTGGCCCAATGGTCCTCTGTTCCCGTAATCAATGGCTTGACCGATTTACTTCATCCCACTCAGGTGATAGGGGATTTGATGACCATAAAAGAACATAAGGGAACCTTGCAGGGCTTGAAATGCGCCTTTATCGGCGATGGCAATAATGTAGCCCATTCCCTGCTTTTCGGCGGCGCCAAAGTCGGTATGGATGTGGCCATTGCTTCACCGGGCGGTTTCGAAGCCGATGTGTCCATTCTGGAAATGGCCCGGGAGGATGCTCAGGAAAGCGGAGCTCGCTTGCAAGTCTTGAGCGACCCGGTGGAGGCCATCACTGACGCTGATGTGGTTTACACCGATGTATGGGCCAGCATGGGGCAGGAAGAAGAGGCTGATGACAAGGAACAGCATTTCCTCCAGTACCAGGTAAACCGGAAGCTTTTAAGCCTGGCCCGCCCGGATGCGATTGTACTGCATTGCCTGCCGGCCAAGCGAGGCAAGGAGATTACCGATGAGGTAATGGATGGTCCCCAGTCACGGGTGTTCGAAGAAGCGGAAAACCGTTTGCATGCGCACAAAGCCATTATGGCCCTGCTTATGTAG
- the tnpB gene encoding IS66 family insertion sequence element accessory protein TnpB (TnpB, as the term is used for proteins encoded by IS66 family insertion elements, is considered an accessory protein, since TnpC, encoded by a neighboring gene, is a DDE family transposase.), giving the protein MISEISNRQVYLACGSTDLRKSIDGLAVLVKEAFELNPFSPCLFVFCNRQRNKLKILQWDHNGFWLYYRRLERGKFEWPAADSQVVSISYREFRWLLDGLSLKQKQAHKAVKERTII; this is encoded by the coding sequence ATGATCAGCGAAATATCAAACAGGCAGGTTTACCTAGCCTGCGGTAGTACAGACCTTAGAAAATCCATTGACGGATTGGCAGTACTGGTAAAAGAAGCATTTGAATTGAATCCATTCAGTCCGTGTTTGTTTGTGTTCTGCAATCGCCAGCGCAATAAACTGAAAATATTGCAGTGGGATCATAATGGATTCTGGCTTTATTACCGGCGATTGGAACGAGGTAAATTTGAATGGCCGGCAGCAGATAGCCAAGTAGTCAGCATTAGCTATCGGGAATTTCGCTGGCTGCTGGATGGATTATCCCTAAAACAAAAGCAAGCTCACAAAGCAGTAAAAGAGCGAACCATTATTTAG
- a CDS encoding copper amine oxidase N-terminal domain-containing protein encodes MKKHLMVLIISLLFFGFIGSNSVFADVNTVNLAINGTLVNFPDQKPYIDKNNRTMVPVRFPAETLGANVEWLPNTRQVHITNKAHDALKDTDIMATIDRKDVIVNGQTKYMDTTAVITNSRTMVPVRFISEYLGATVTWDNGNRVAHVFSKGQTKEEQDKYYGTNSPRTKTKAPAPKSGRCT; translated from the coding sequence TTGAAAAAGCATTTAATGGTTTTAATTATTTCTTTATTGTTTTTTGGATTTATTGGTTCTAATTCTGTTTTTGCTGATGTTAATACGGTTAATCTAGCGATTAATGGTACTTTGGTTAATTTTCCTGACCAGAAGCCTTATATAGACAAAAATAATAGAACAATGGTTCCTGTTAGATTCCCAGCAGAAACTTTGGGAGCTAATGTAGAGTGGTTGCCAAATACTAGACAGGTACACATTACCAATAAGGCTCATGATGCTCTCAAGGATACGGATATTATGGCTACTATTGACCGTAAGGATGTAATAGTTAATGGTCAAACAAAATATATGGATACCACAGCTGTAATTACTAACAGCCGTACTATGGTACCAGTAAGGTTTATCAGTGAGTATCTCGGAGCAACAGTAACATGGGACAATGGTAATAGAGTAGCTCATGTATTCTCCAAAGGTCAAACTAAGGAAGAACAAGATAAATATTATGGAACAAATAGCCCAAGAACTAAAACAAAAGCCCCAGCCCCCAAATCAGGACGGTGTACTTAA
- a CDS encoding ATP phosphoribosyltransferase regulatory subunit produces the protein MLEISVSFRSSLAAGGRYDRIIGEFINNGRDYPAAGISFGLDAIFQVLKQNGRVAEYRPLDFFIIPLGTLKESLKLAQELRRKSLRVEVDISGVSVKNSTPINH, from the coding sequence ATGCTTGAAATATCAGTTTCCTTTCGCTCCAGCCTGGCTGCCGGCGGCCGGTATGACCGGATTATAGGCGAATTCATCAATAACGGTCGTGACTATCCGGCTGCCGGCATATCCTTTGGCCTGGACGCCATATTTCAGGTTTTGAAGCAGAACGGACGGGTAGCGGAGTATAGACCGCTCGACTTTTTCATTATTCCGCTGGGAACATTAAAGGAATCCCTAAAACTTGCCCAGGAACTGCGGCGAAAAAGCCTGCGGGTGGAAGTTGACATTAGTGGCGTAAGCGTCAAAAATTCAACACCTATAAATCACTAA
- a CDS encoding type II toxin-antitoxin system death-on-curing family toxin, translating into MNDILFLSIGEVVEIHRDQVERYGGHPGIRDNDLLCSAVAGPEATFSGKYLNVDLFEMAAAYIFYICQDHPFVDGNKRTALATGLVFLELNGVTITDSKGILYTAVMELVARNIGKANIADLLRSLQKT; encoded by the coding sequence ATGAATGATATTCTGTTTCTAAGCATCGGGGAAGTCGTGGAGATTCACAGAGATCAAGTTGAGCGTTATGGCGGGCATCCAGGAATACGTGATAACGATTTACTTTGTTCGGCTGTTGCTGGACCGGAAGCTACATTTAGTGGGAAATACCTGAATGTTGACCTGTTTGAGATGGCCGCAGCATATATCTTTTATATTTGCCAGGATCATCCCTTTGTTGATGGCAATAAAAGAACTGCTCTGGCAACCGGGTTAGTTTTTTTGGAATTAAACGGAGTTACGATTACTGATAGTAAAGGAATTTTATATACAGCCGTAATGGAATTAGTTGCAAGAAATATAGGGAAAGCTAATATAGCTGACTTACTTCGCAGTTTACAAAAGACTTGA
- the tsaA gene encoding tRNA (N6-threonylcarbamoyladenosine(37)-N6)-methyltransferase TrmO, with translation MEEIVLRPVGKVLSSTEEPEDMPLGGLEAVIEIFPEYQEALKGIEENSHIWVLSWFHKAPRDVLRVKPGRINPELPEYGVFALRAYTRPNTIGLSLARLERVEGCRLYLKGLDAIGGTPVIDIKPYFENDTIFSPLTSYIKGKNREMRQGILSKRALVHHQEECSYLHLAVRMAIIAEDYLGKLNSPDLFVRVRGPLCLADCVQGISRARLANPSRFSFQQADEEIESEWKRGNSTLLLRLKPGAEFEGLESKEDQELFHIEYRK, from the coding sequence ATGGAAGAGATAGTATTAAGACCAGTGGGAAAAGTACTTTCGAGTACGGAGGAACCGGAAGATATGCCCCTGGGAGGGCTAGAGGCAGTTATCGAAATATTTCCTGAATATCAGGAAGCATTAAAGGGTATTGAAGAGAATTCCCATATCTGGGTTTTGTCATGGTTTCACAAAGCCCCGCGAGATGTACTGCGGGTAAAGCCAGGCAGGATAAACCCCGAACTGCCTGAATACGGCGTTTTTGCTCTACGGGCTTATACTAGGCCTAATACTATTGGCTTATCCTTGGCCCGCCTGGAAAGAGTAGAAGGCTGTCGCTTGTATCTAAAAGGCCTGGATGCCATTGGTGGAACCCCGGTAATTGATATCAAGCCCTATTTTGAGAATGATACTATATTTTCGCCCCTTACTTCCTATATAAAAGGGAAGAACCGGGAAATGCGACAAGGCATCTTGAGCAAACGAGCTTTGGTCCACCACCAGGAAGAATGCAGCTACCTACATTTGGCGGTTAGAATGGCTATTATAGCGGAAGACTATCTGGGTAAGCTGAATTCTCCTGATCTTTTTGTAAGGGTCAGAGGCCCTTTATGCCTGGCGGATTGTGTACAGGGGATTAGCAGAGCACGTTTGGCCAATCCTTCTCGTTTCAGCTTCCAACAGGCAGACGAGGAGATAGAAAGCGAGTGGAAACGAGGCAACTCCACCTTGTTGCTCAGGCTCAAGCCGGGTGCGGAATTTGAGGGATTAGAATCGAAAGAAGACCAGGAGCTTTTTCATATAGAATACCGGAAATAA
- a CDS encoding AbrB family transcriptional regulator, translated as MIKTLTAHGNSSALIIDKAILELLNINNTTPLKLVTDGKSLIISPLREPFREEKFKAALKKVNANHGDTLQKLGE; from the coding sequence ATGATAAAAACGCTTACTGCACATGGAAACAGTTCAGCACTGATTATTGACAAAGCGATTTTGGAACTTCTAAATATCAATAATACTACGCCCTTAAAGTTAGTTACCGACGGGAAAAGCCTAATTATTTCTCCGTTAAGGGAACCATTTCGAGAAGAGAAATTTAAGGCAGCTCTTAAAAAAGTAAACGCAAACCATGGCGACACGCTCCAGAAGTTAGGCGAGTAG
- the argJ gene encoding bifunctional glutamate N-acetyltransferase/amino-acid acetyltransferase ArgJ: protein MKIINGSVCAPRGFLAQGVEAGIKKIDKKEVAIIYSTEPCTAAGVFTSNKVRAACIDYNKACLADSTARAIVANSGNANACTGEQGIKDSQRMADLTGELLGIEGSDVLVGSTGVIGVFMPMEKVEKGIRKAAAALSRDGEHNAAQAIMTTDLTSKELAIEIEIKGKPVRIGGIAKGSGMIHPNMATMLAFITTDAAIDSKCLQKMVKAAADRSFNMISVDRDTSTNDMLVVLANALAGNPLIDVEGSEDYLLLQEALDFLCISLAKMIARDGEGATRLIEVQVVNAADYEEARQIARSITASNLTKAAVFGEDANWGRILAAAGYSGADFDPGRVDIYLGQEKMAENGMGLIFNEERARQELKQDPVLIKVDLKSGKEQATAWGCDLSYDYVRINAAYRT, encoded by the coding sequence ATGAAGATTATAAACGGTTCTGTCTGTGCCCCCAGGGGTTTTTTAGCCCAGGGGGTAGAAGCGGGAATAAAGAAGATAGATAAAAAAGAAGTCGCCATTATATATTCCACTGAGCCCTGTACTGCTGCCGGAGTTTTTACCAGCAATAAAGTCAGAGCTGCCTGTATTGACTACAATAAGGCTTGTTTGGCTGATAGCACCGCCCGGGCTATAGTGGCTAACAGCGGCAATGCCAATGCCTGCACCGGGGAGCAAGGCATTAAGGATAGCCAGCGGATGGCCGATTTGACCGGGGAACTGCTGGGGATTGAGGGCAGTGATGTATTGGTCGGCTCCACCGGGGTCATTGGGGTTTTTATGCCCATGGAAAAGGTGGAAAAAGGGATCAGGAAAGCCGCTGCAGCCCTTTCCCGCGATGGTGAGCATAATGCGGCTCAGGCCATAATGACTACCGATTTGACCAGCAAGGAGCTGGCCATAGAAATAGAAATAAAGGGAAAGCCGGTTAGAATAGGCGGGATTGCTAAAGGTTCAGGCATGATACACCCCAATATGGCAACAATGCTGGCCTTTATCACAACAGATGCTGCCATAGACAGCAAATGTTTACAGAAAATGGTAAAGGCCGCAGCCGACCGCTCTTTCAACATGATCAGCGTGGACCGGGATACTTCTACCAATGATATGCTGGTAGTTTTGGCCAACGCTTTGGCGGGGAATCCTCTTATTGATGTAGAGGGCTCGGAAGATTACCTGCTCCTGCAGGAAGCACTGGATTTTTTATGTATCAGCCTGGCCAAAATGATTGCCCGGGATGGGGAAGGTGCTACCCGTTTAATTGAAGTGCAGGTGGTTAATGCCGCGGATTATGAAGAGGCCCGGCAGATTGCACGCTCCATCACTGCTTCCAACTTGACCAAAGCGGCCGTTTTCGGCGAGGACGCCAACTGGGGAAGGATACTGGCGGCGGCAGGCTATTCCGGAGCAGATTTCGACCCCGGGCGGGTGGATATATACCTGGGTCAGGAGAAAATGGCGGAGAACGGTATGGGCTTGATCTTTAATGAGGAGCGGGCACGCCAGGAGCTTAAACAGGACCCGGTGCTGATTAAAGTAGATTTAAAGTCGGGGAAAGAGCAGGCTACCGCCTGGGGCTGTGACCTTTCTTACGATTATGTTCGTATAAATGCGGCTTACCGGACTTGA